The Ruminococcus bovis genome includes a region encoding these proteins:
- a CDS encoding chloride channel protein, whose amino-acid sequence MKKFFWIAKMKIMRIFLYAGVFVKWIIIASITGVLGGFIGVAFNKSISYVTGLHQQYPALLFLMPVLGLLIVLMYDKAKLSGDGGTNLILHSIRHLKGVPIIIAPMIFISTVLTHLVGGSAGREGAALQLGGSIGAQVGRIFRLSQKDMNVAVMCGMGALFSALFGTPLTAAFFAMEVIAVGVLYYSAFVPCVVSSLVAYAISYLFKGFTLPYNPPKVPHLSLISMLQTGGLAILCAFISILFCLIMKYTKEGLTKLFKNPYIRMLCGGVIFIALALIFGDEYTGLGAKTIVTAVNEGHAKYYDFILKMIFTAVTMAIGFKGGEIVPTLFIGSTFGCAIGAHLGLDPTFGAAIGIVAVFCGVVNCPIASILLSIELFGGEGTAFYVVAVCISYMLSGYYSIYSSQRFAYSKLRAEYVNMKAN is encoded by the coding sequence TTGAAAAAGTTTTTTTGGATAGCAAAAATGAAGATTATGCGTATTTTCTTATACGCAGGAGTTTTTGTTAAGTGGATTATCATAGCTTCCATCACCGGGGTTTTGGGTGGATTTATAGGAGTTGCTTTTAACAAAAGTATTTCCTATGTAACAGGTCTGCATCAGCAGTATCCGGCACTTTTATTCTTAATGCCTGTGCTTGGTTTACTGATTGTTTTAATGTATGACAAAGCAAAACTTTCAGGTGACGGTGGCACTAATTTAATATTACATTCAATCAGACACCTAAAAGGTGTGCCTATTATTATTGCACCTATGATTTTTATTAGTACAGTTCTTACTCACTTGGTTGGTGGTTCAGCAGGTAGAGAAGGTGCTGCACTTCAGCTTGGTGGTAGTATCGGTGCTCAGGTTGGTAGAATTTTTAGACTTAGCCAAAAGGATATGAATGTTGCCGTTATGTGTGGTATGGGTGCTTTATTCTCTGCACTTTTCGGTACACCACTAACTGCTGCTTTCTTTGCTATGGAAGTAATAGCTGTTGGTGTGCTTTACTACTCAGCATTTGTACCTTGTGTTGTATCAAGTCTTGTAGCCTATGCAATAAGCTACTTATTTAAAGGTTTTACTTTGCCTTACAACCCACCGAAAGTACCACACCTTTCACTTATTTCAATGTTACAAACAGGTGGACTTGCAATTCTATGTGCCTTTATTAGTATTCTTTTCTGTTTAATAATGAAATATACTAAGGAAGGATTAACCAAATTATTTAAGAACCCCTACATTAGAATGTTGTGTGGTGGTGTTATTTTTATAGCATTGGCACTGATTTTTGGTGATGAATATACAGGTCTTGGTGCAAAGACTATTGTAACAGCAGTAAATGAAGGTCATGCAAAGTACTATGACTTTATTTTGAAAATGATTTTTACAGCAGTAACAATGGCTATCGGTTTTAAAGGTGGCGAGATTGTTCCTACTTTGTTTATCGGTTCAACCTTTGGTTGTGCTATTGGTGCACACCTAGGACTTGATCCTACATTTGGTGCAGCAATTGGCATTGTGGCAGTATTCTGTGGTGTTGTAAACTGTCCTATTGCATCAATACTTTTAAGCATAGAGCTATTTGGTGGAGAAGGAACTGCCTTTTATGTTGTGGCAGTTTGTATTAGTTATATGCTTTCAGGCTACTACAGTATTTATAGTAGTCAGAGATTTGCTTATAGTAAGCTTCGTGCAGAATATGTTAATATGAAAGCAAATTAG
- a CDS encoding L-lactate dehydrogenase, whose translation MKKIVLVGTGMVGMSFAYASLNQNLCDELVLIDINKERAIGEAMDLNHGLAFSNSSMKIYSGEYTHCSNADIVVICAGAPQKSGEKRPELLKKNTEVFKSIVAPVCESGFKGIFLVATNPVDVMTRVTAKISGFPKSRVFGTGTTLDSARLRYLLGDYFGINPRSVHAYVMGEHGDTEFVPWSQALLSTKLVDDVLEDNPNTFKKRDIERIEAEVRNSAYKIIDAKGATYYGIGMAIVQICRAILQNENSVLTVSCCLNGCYNQEKIYAGTPAIINQSGVKSLIELSLTDTEMKKLQESCDALEDYFKSIKL comes from the coding sequence ATGAAAAAAATCGTACTGGTTGGCACAGGAATGGTAGGTATGAGCTTTGCTTATGCTTCCCTTAACCAAAATTTGTGTGATGAGCTTGTGCTTATTGACATTAACAAAGAGAGAGCTATCGGTGAGGCTATGGACTTAAACCATGGCTTAGCCTTTTCAAATTCTTCAATGAAAATCTATTCAGGGGAATATACCCATTGTAGCAATGCAGACATTGTTGTAATTTGTGCCGGTGCTCCACAAAAAAGTGGAGAAAAACGACCTGAGTTACTAAAGAAAAACACAGAAGTTTTTAAGTCTATTGTTGCACCTGTATGTGAAAGTGGCTTTAAAGGGATTTTCTTAGTTGCCACAAACCCTGTTGATGTTATGACAAGGGTTACGGCAAAAATCTCAGGCTTTCCAAAGTCAAGAGTTTTCGGTACAGGCACAACCCTTGACTCTGCAAGACTAAGATACCTTCTTGGTGATTACTTTGGCATTAATCCCAGAAGTGTTCACGCATATGTTATGGGTGAGCATGGTGATACAGAGTTTGTACCTTGGAGTCAGGCTCTATTATCCACAAAATTAGTTGATGATGTGCTAGAGGATAATCCAAACACCTTTAAAAAAAGGGATATTGAGAGAATTGAGGCTGAAGTTAGAAACTCAGCTTACAAAATCATTGATGCAAAAGGTGCAACATACTATGGAATCGGTATGGCAATTGTACAGATTTGCAGAGCGATTTTGCAAAATGAAAATTCAGTTCTCACTGTTTCTTGTTGCTTAAACGGTTGCTATAATCAAGAAAAAATTTATGCCGGTACACCGGCTATAATAAATCAAAGTGGTGTAAAGTCACTTATTGAACTTTCACTAACTGATACAGAAATGAAAAAACTTCAAGAAAGTTGTGATGCTCTTGAAGATTACTTTAAAAGTATTAAGTTGTAG
- a CDS encoding NAD-dependent protein deacylase, producing the protein MENIEKLQEIIDNSNNIVFFGGAGVSTESGIPDFRSVDGLYNLKYKYPPEQIISHTFFQYKPEEFYRFYKDKMMCLDAKPNKAHTFLAKLEEKGKLSAVVTQNIDGLHQAGGSHTVYELHGSIHRNYCTKCHTFYDAEFVKNSKDLIPKCTKCGGIIKPDVVLYEEGLDDETVTNAINAISNCDTLIIAGTSLVVYPAASFIRYFKGNHLVLINLSETSADKTADLVIHGKVGEVLSQIKI; encoded by the coding sequence ATGGAAAATATTGAAAAATTACAAGAAATAATTGATAACAGTAATAACATTGTTTTCTTTGGTGGTGCAGGTGTTAGCACAGAAAGTGGTATACCTGACTTTCGTTCTGTTGATGGGTTGTACAACTTAAAATACAAGTACCCACCTGAACAAATTATCAGCCATACATTTTTCCAATATAAGCCTGAAGAATTCTACAGATTTTACAAGGACAAAATGATGTGCCTGGATGCTAAACCTAACAAGGCACATACTTTCCTTGCTAAGTTGGAAGAAAAAGGAAAACTTTCTGCCGTTGTAACTCAGAACATTGATGGACTTCACCAAGCCGGTGGCAGTCATACTGTTTATGAGCTACACGGTAGCATACATAGAAACTACTGTACAAAGTGTCATACATTTTATGATGCTGAATTTGTTAAAAATAGTAAAGACCTTATCCCTAAATGTACAAAGTGTGGTGGAATCATAAAGCCTGATGTTGTGCTATACGAAGAAGGTCTTGATGATGAAACTGTAACAAATGCCATAAATGCTATTTCTAACTGTGATACACTTATTATTGCAGGTACCAGCCTTGTGGTATATCCGGCAGCAAGTTTTATCAGATATTTTAAGGGCAACCACCTTGTACTGATTAATCTTAGTGAAACATCAGCTGACAAAACAGCTGACCTAGTTATTCATGGTAAAGTGGGAGAAGTTCTATCTCAAATTAAAATTTAA
- a CDS encoding YitT family protein encodes MTNKILNGIRKIKPLNILVLTLAGIINAFGVTLFLAPVKLYDSGISGTSMLISQVTPEWCSLSLILIVLNIPIFLFGLKREGASFTFYSIYTVIIYSVSAYLITDVLPIDVSLVSPLAGTDLFLCAIFGGVISGCGSGLALRFGGAMDGMEIIAVVFAKKLNLSIGTFVMIFNVILYIICGLVINSWVLPLYSIVTYAAALKTIDFIIEGFDRSKAAFIITTKPKEVCKALSDTFENGITTVDAKGYYSDSKKTMIYYVVNRFQVGKMKTIVHNIDPKAYISLNDVADIFPANKNDNGSKSSANENPINTETPTLEEEIKSDLSEKLG; translated from the coding sequence ATGACAAACAAAATTCTTAATGGAATAAGAAAGATTAAGCCACTAAATATTTTGGTGCTAACTTTAGCCGGTATTATAAACGCCTTTGGTGTTACATTGTTTTTAGCACCGGTTAAGCTATATGACAGTGGTATTTCCGGTACATCAATGTTGATTTCGCAAGTAACACCTGAGTGGTGTAGCCTATCACTTATTCTTATTGTGCTGAATATTCCTATATTTTTATTTGGCTTAAAAAGAGAAGGTGCAAGTTTCACTTTTTACTCAATTTACACCGTTATTATTTATTCTGTTTCTGCTTACTTAATAACCGATGTTTTGCCTATTGATGTTAGCCTTGTATCACCACTAGCCGGTACAGATTTGTTTTTATGTGCTATATTCGGTGGTGTAATTTCAGGTTGTGGCAGTGGTCTTGCACTTAGATTTGGTGGTGCAATGGACGGTATGGAAATTATCGCAGTTGTATTTGCCAAGAAGTTAAACCTTTCTATCGGCACATTTGTAATGATTTTCAATGTTATTCTTTACATTATCTGTGGTTTGGTAATTAACTCTTGGGTGTTGCCACTTTATTCAATCGTTACTTATGCAGCAGCACTAAAGACAATTGACTTTATTATCGAAGGATTTGACCGTTCAAAGGCTGCTTTCATTATTACTACAAAACCTAAAGAAGTGTGTAAGGCACTTTCAGATACTTTTGAAAATGGTATCACAACTGTTGATGCTAAGGGTTATTATTCCGACTCAAAAAAGACTATGATTTACTATGTTGTTAATCGTTTTCAAGTTGGTAAAATGAAAACCATTGTACATAACATTGACCCTAAAGCATACATTTCACTAAATGATGTGGCAGATATTTTCCCTGCTAATAAGAATGATAACGGTAGTAAAAGTTCTGCTAATGAAAATCCCATCAATACAGAAACTCCAACCCTAGAGGAAGAAATTAAATCTGACTTGTCAGAAAAATTAGGTTGA
- a CDS encoding HAD family hydrolase, which yields MIKNIFFDLDGTMLPMDMKKFMKLYFSSMAEAVCPYIEMSPETLQKALLGGMEAMYQNQGAMSNKMCFWNKVATMVGPEIINDIPMFNGYYENEFILTKEATTVNPYSRKIVDEVRRKGYNTVMATNPFFPKIATERRVKWAGLDKNDFSVITTYENSKYCKPNPKYFIETCEMAKCKPEETLMVGNDAREDMVSATVGMETFLVTDDLINRDNVDISGYKQGSLKDFYEYCLQLPDLTEEQ from the coding sequence ATGATTAAAAATATATTCTTCGATTTAGATGGAACGATGCTTCCTATGGATATGAAAAAGTTTATGAAACTTTATTTTTCTTCAATGGCAGAGGCAGTATGCCCTTATATAGAAATGAGTCCCGAAACATTACAAAAAGCATTACTTGGTGGTATGGAGGCTATGTACCAGAACCAAGGTGCTATGTCAAACAAAATGTGTTTTTGGAATAAGGTTGCAACAATGGTTGGACCTGAGATTATCAACGATATTCCTATGTTTAACGGTTACTACGAAAACGAATTTATCCTTACAAAAGAGGCTACAACAGTAAACCCATATTCAAGAAAAATTGTTGATGAAGTTAGAAGAAAAGGTTATAACACCGTAATGGCAACAAACCCATTCTTCCCAAAAATCGCAACAGAAAGACGAGTAAAGTGGGCAGGCCTTGATAAAAATGATTTTTCTGTAATTACTACATATGAAAATTCAAAGTATTGTAAGCCAAACCCAAAGTACTTTATTGAAACTTGTGAAATGGCAAAATGTAAACCGGAAGAAACTTTGATGGTTGGTAATGATGCTAGGGAAGATATGGTATCTGCTACAGTAGGAATGGAAACATTCCTTGTTACCGATGACCTTATTAACAGAGATAATGTTGATATTAGTGGTTATAAGCAAGGTAGCCTAAAGGACTTTTACGAATATTGCTTACAGTTACCTGACTTAACAGAAGAACAGTAA